One segment of Halomonas sp. TD01 DNA contains the following:
- the yccS gene encoding YccS family putative transporter codes for MPISLPLRRLWTLDKFAYSLRVFIAFSGALLFSGLAGDIALVIPLFLGIIASALSETDDSWQGRLQALVVTLACFASASFVVQWLFPWPWLFAVGLAVSTFTLIMLGAIGQRYATIASGTLILSIYSMINIEQHGGVDEDVASRQLLLLAGAAWYGVISILWCALFSRQPVKQSMARVYKALGEFLILKSALFEPVRGVDLEARRVALARQNGKVVDALNQAKEMIFRRLEGQRGSRKLNRYLQIYFIAQDIHERASSTHYPYSALTEAFFHHDVLFRCQRLLDQQGRACRQLAKSLLLNRPFGHEQSEQALADLRASIDNLSERGKPEWRPLMHPLNALADNLSILEAQIASAHNPDTDDDRRDSSLYDRSPSSVLEAWKRVQLNLTLGSPTFRHAVRLSTALLVGYGLLQWLDPEQGFWILLTTLFVCRPNFATTRRFLSQRILGTVLGLIAGWASISLFPQASIQSMIAVAAGVCFFANRERHYVIATASITLLVLCSFNQVGDGFNLILPRLLDTLVGSLIAGLAVFFILPDWQGRRLYREAAKVLNNHRRYLDEIVHQYEEGKQDDLAYRLARRNAHNADAAFSTLLTNMLHEPGHYRKQDADSGLRFLVLSNTLLSHLSALGAHRHQLAEDEDDAALVPLAKRISELLEQLAEQLNKRQPVTPLADQVDDLLAQLEQNASDSLEKKGSDEDEKAITLYRPIQSQLRLIATQLGPLGEAANRLTDVPVESHQEESTTA; via the coding sequence ATGCCTATTTCATTGCCCCTGCGGCGTCTATGGACCCTAGACAAGTTCGCCTACAGCCTGCGCGTGTTTATCGCGTTCAGCGGGGCGCTGCTGTTTAGCGGTTTGGCAGGAGACATCGCGCTGGTGATTCCGCTGTTCTTAGGCATTATTGCGAGCGCTCTTTCTGAAACTGATGACAGCTGGCAGGGACGCCTGCAGGCGCTAGTAGTCACGCTTGCCTGCTTTGCATCGGCGTCGTTTGTCGTGCAGTGGCTTTTCCCCTGGCCGTGGCTGTTTGCAGTTGGGCTGGCAGTTTCTACCTTCACCTTAATTATGCTGGGCGCTATTGGTCAGCGGTACGCGACCATTGCGTCGGGCACGTTAATCCTATCGATCTATTCAATGATCAACATTGAGCAGCACGGTGGCGTGGATGAAGACGTAGCTTCTCGGCAGTTGCTGTTGCTTGCAGGCGCAGCGTGGTACGGGGTTATCTCGATCCTTTGGTGCGCCCTTTTTTCGCGGCAGCCAGTTAAACAAAGCATGGCGCGGGTATATAAAGCGCTAGGTGAGTTTTTAATATTGAAGTCTGCGCTGTTTGAGCCTGTCCGTGGGGTAGATCTAGAGGCGCGTCGCGTGGCGCTAGCCAGGCAAAACGGCAAGGTAGTCGATGCCCTCAACCAAGCAAAAGAAATGATTTTCCGCCGATTAGAAGGGCAACGTGGCAGCCGTAAGCTAAATCGCTATTTACAGATTTACTTTATCGCCCAGGATATTCATGAGCGGGCAAGCTCTACCCACTACCCCTATAGCGCGCTCACTGAAGCGTTTTTTCACCATGACGTCCTCTTTCGTTGCCAGCGACTCTTAGACCAGCAAGGCCGCGCCTGCCGCCAGCTGGCCAAATCGCTATTGCTTAATCGCCCCTTCGGGCATGAACAGAGCGAGCAGGCACTGGCCGACCTACGCGCCTCTATCGACAACCTAAGCGAACGCGGTAAGCCAGAATGGCGTCCGCTCATGCACCCGCTCAATGCACTTGCCGATAACCTGTCTATCTTGGAAGCTCAGATTGCCAGTGCCCACAATCCAGATACCGACGATGACCGTCGTGATAGTTCACTTTACGACCGCTCCCCCTCTAGCGTGCTAGAAGCGTGGAAACGCGTTCAGCTAAATTTGACGCTGGGTTCACCCACATTTCGTCATGCGGTGCGCTTATCTACCGCGCTTTTAGTGGGCTATGGGCTGCTTCAGTGGCTCGACCCTGAACAGGGCTTTTGGATTTTGCTGACCACACTGTTTGTCTGCCGCCCCAATTTTGCCACTACGCGGCGTTTTCTCTCACAGCGCATTTTAGGCACTGTACTCGGCCTAATTGCCGGCTGGGCATCCATCAGTTTGTTTCCCCAGGCCAGCATTCAAAGCATGATTGCGGTGGCCGCGGGCGTTTGCTTTTTTGCCAACCGCGAGCGTCATTATGTTATCGCCACCGCCTCAATCACACTGCTGGTACTGTGCAGCTTTAACCAGGTCGGCGACGGCTTTAATCTGATCTTACCCAGGCTATTGGATACCTTGGTGGGTTCACTGATTGCAGGGCTAGCAGTATTTTTTATTCTGCCTGACTGGCAGGGGCGCCGACTATATCGGGAAGCCGCGAAAGTTCTCAACAACCACCGCCGTTATTTAGATGAAATCGTTCACCAGTACGAAGAAGGAAAGCAGGACGATTTAGCTTACCGTTTAGCCCGCCGCAATGCCCACAATGCAGATGCAGCGTTCTCAACACTGCTCACCAATATGCTCCACGAGCCGGGGCACTATCGCAAACAGGACGCAGACAGCGGCCTACGCTTTCTAGTGCTTTCTAATACGCTGCTAAGCCATTTATCTGCCCTAGGCGCTCATCGCCATCAGTTGGCTGAAGATGAGGATGACGCTGCCTTGGTACCCCTGGCCAAGCGCATCAGCGAGCTGCTGGAGCAGTTGGCAGAGCAGCTCAACAAGCGCCAGCCCGTCACGCCCTTGGCTGATCAGGTTGACGATTTATTAGCGCAGCTGGAGCAGAATGCCTCAGATTCTCTCGAAAAGAAGGGCTCAGATGAAGACGAAAAAGCCATTACCCTTTACCGTCCCATTCAAAGCCAGCTACGCCTGATTGCCACACAACTAGGGCCCCTTGGTGAAGCCGCCAACCGTTTAACTGACGTTCCGGTAGAGAGCCACCAAGAAGAGAGCACCACTGCTTAA
- a CDS encoding HU family DNA-binding protein has product MRKPELAAAIAESADLSKDKAGQVLNVILDEITNSVAKGEDVALIGFGTFTVRQRAARTGKNPQTGAPLQIPASKNVAFKPGKALKDAVS; this is encoded by the coding sequence ATGCGCAAACCTGAACTCGCCGCCGCAATTGCTGAAAGCGCAGATCTATCCAAAGACAAAGCAGGCCAAGTCCTGAACGTTATTTTGGACGAAATCACTAACAGCGTTGCCAAAGGCGAAGATGTCGCTCTCATTGGTTTTGGAACGTTTACCGTGCGCCAGCGTGCCGCACGTACCGGCAAAAACCCACAAACTGGCGCGCCCCTGCAGATTCCCGCCAGCAAAAACGTTGCGTTCAAGCCAGGCAAAGCGCTTAAGGACGCCGTTTCCTAA
- a CDS encoding NAD(P)/FAD-dependent oxidoreductase: protein MPAHETPLSPRSRSALIIIGTGMAGIGLARALRRHGDTRTITLISADSGDDYSKPLLSTGFAKRLTPDQLAQRDARDVAKELNAELITHTQVVQLHVDNQRVELSNGHQLHYDDLVLATGAAPRTPFSVPESVAKRCFTVNDLDEYRRFYAALGPAPARVAIVGAGLVGCEFANDLYAGGHQVTLIAPESTPLQRLLPEPLGRALANAFQEAGIQLALGHNLQTLALETDNTLSLRLENGDRYAADIALLATGLAPRTQLAEAAGLAVTHRGIVVDRQLRTSQPNIFALGDVASVEGINAMYVQPLQASVKALASTLVGNPTSVSFGAWPVIVKTALLPVVAYPPATTPAQWRIEGKEGEMTAIAENKDGRLIGFALTGGCVRRKVELSRVAPALLG from the coding sequence ATGCCCGCACACGAGACACCGTTATCTCCCCGTTCGCGTTCAGCGCTGATTATTATTGGCACCGGTATGGCGGGGATTGGCCTTGCCCGCGCCCTACGACGACATGGCGATACACGTACCATTACCCTTATCAGTGCTGATAGTGGCGATGATTATAGTAAACCATTGCTCTCCACTGGCTTTGCGAAACGCTTAACGCCAGACCAACTCGCCCAACGTGACGCCCGCGACGTCGCAAAGGAACTCAATGCCGAGTTGATTACCCACACCCAGGTCGTGCAACTGCATGTGGATAACCAACGCGTAGAACTCAGTAATGGCCACCAGCTCCACTATGACGATCTAGTGCTAGCCACTGGTGCGGCGCCCCGTACGCCTTTCAGCGTGCCCGAAAGTGTCGCCAAACGATGTTTCACGGTGAACGACTTAGACGAGTACCGCCGCTTTTATGCCGCGTTAGGACCAGCACCGGCACGTGTAGCAATTGTCGGTGCCGGTCTGGTGGGCTGCGAGTTTGCCAATGATCTTTATGCAGGTGGCCATCAAGTCACCCTCATTGCGCCAGAAAGCACGCCGCTGCAACGTCTGCTCCCCGAACCGCTAGGCCGGGCGCTGGCTAATGCATTCCAAGAAGCAGGCATCCAACTTGCGTTAGGGCATAACCTGCAAACACTGGCGCTTGAAACAGATAACACCCTCTCACTTCGCCTTGAGAATGGCGACCGTTATGCTGCCGACATCGCGCTACTCGCCACCGGCTTAGCCCCGCGCACTCAGCTTGCTGAAGCAGCCGGACTGGCGGTTACTCACCGAGGTATCGTCGTTGATCGCCAATTACGCACCTCTCAACCGAACATATTTGCGTTGGGCGATGTGGCTAGCGTTGAGGGAATTAACGCTATGTATGTGCAGCCTTTGCAAGCGAGCGTAAAAGCGCTGGCGTCAACACTCGTTGGAAACCCAACCAGCGTCAGCTTCGGTGCGTGGCCAGTCATTGTAAAAACAGCATTGCTACCCGTGGTTGCCTACCCACCGGCAACCACGCCGGCACAGTGGCGAATCGAGGGAAAAGAGGGTGAAATGACAGCGATTGCTGAAAATAAAGACGGACGTTTGATTGGATTTGCGTTGACAGGCGGCTGCGTGAGAAGGAAAGTGGAGCTTTCCAGAGTAGCACCTGCGCTGCTAGGCTAA
- a CDS encoding chorismate--pyruvate lyase family protein, which produces MIAPTVRQASLFPHLLFPHWLPVAAARPAMSASWWQWVASTDSLTSRLTVAGGTKAFRVQLLRQTIGLPLRDEALALGIEPRRYAWLREVALCLDDMPWVVARSVAPLSQLQGKGLEGLGERSLGSWLFQQPDLVRGPLYATCHQPRFVAEQSASLLDSVWGRRSVFQHSGLSLLVQEYFLSTMADDLGLPSR; this is translated from the coding sequence GTGATCGCCCCTACTGTTCGGCAAGCCTCTCTATTTCCTCACCTGCTATTTCCTCACTGGCTCCCCGTTGCTGCGGCTCGTCCTGCGATGAGCGCTTCGTGGTGGCAGTGGGTAGCATCGACGGATTCCTTAACATCGCGGCTAACCGTTGCAGGCGGTACAAAAGCGTTTCGGGTGCAATTGCTTCGTCAAACGATTGGTTTACCCTTGCGGGATGAAGCGCTAGCACTGGGAATTGAACCACGCCGCTATGCATGGCTGAGAGAAGTGGCGCTGTGTTTGGATGATATGCCGTGGGTAGTCGCGCGCTCAGTAGCACCACTCAGCCAATTGCAAGGGAAGGGATTAGAAGGACTTGGCGAGCGCTCATTAGGCAGTTGGTTATTTCAACAGCCTGATTTGGTGCGTGGGCCGCTCTATGCCACCTGCCATCAGCCACGCTTTGTCGCCGAACAGTCAGCTTCACTTTTAGACAGCGTATGGGGGCGACGCTCAGTGTTTCAGCATAGTGGGTTGTCACTCTTGGTGCAGGAGTACTTTTTATCGACCATGGCTGATGATCTTGGCCTGCCTTCGCGCTAG
- the ubiA gene encoding 4-hydroxybenzoate octaprenyltransferase, whose amino-acid sequence MDRSLLRPTGWARVADFLHLMRLDRPIGTWLLMWPTLWALWLAAEGVPGRNVLLIFIAGVYVMRAAGCVVNDYADRHFDGHVKRTKHRPLATGRISETEAQLLFIALVATAFVLVLLTNWFTVLLSIGGVVLAFIYPFMKRYTHFPQVVLGAAFSWAIPMAFGAVLGHVPFEAWLLFSANVLWTVAYDTQYAMVDRDDDLKIGIKSTAVLFGSADRLIIGVLQVMTLGLLAWVGWRVGLGGFFWLGLAGMAATFAHQQRLIADRERDRCFQAFLNNHWSGLLIFAGIALSWWPITG is encoded by the coding sequence ATGGATCGTTCTCTGTTGCGGCCAACGGGATGGGCCCGAGTGGCAGATTTCTTACATTTAATGCGGTTGGACCGCCCGATTGGTACTTGGCTATTGATGTGGCCCACCTTATGGGCACTGTGGCTAGCGGCAGAGGGCGTGCCTGGGCGAAATGTGCTGCTGATCTTTATTGCCGGCGTGTACGTTATGCGCGCCGCGGGTTGCGTGGTCAATGATTACGCTGACCGCCATTTCGATGGTCATGTAAAGCGCACTAAGCATCGTCCGCTAGCCACTGGCCGTATCAGTGAAACCGAGGCTCAGCTGCTGTTTATCGCGCTGGTAGCCACTGCTTTCGTTTTAGTGCTATTGACCAACTGGTTTACGGTGCTGCTTTCGATAGGCGGTGTTGTCTTAGCGTTTATCTACCCGTTTATGAAACGCTATACCCACTTTCCCCAGGTGGTCTTGGGGGCTGCGTTCTCTTGGGCGATACCCATGGCATTTGGTGCGGTATTGGGCCATGTACCGTTTGAAGCATGGCTATTGTTTAGCGCGAATGTGTTGTGGACCGTTGCCTACGATACCCAATATGCCATGGTCGACCGCGACGATGACCTTAAAATTGGCATTAAATCTACCGCGGTGCTGTTTGGTAGCGCTGACCGTTTGATAATTGGTGTGCTGCAAGTGATGACACTGGGATTACTTGCCTGGGTAGGATGGCGTGTTGGTTTAGGTGGTTTTTTCTGGCTTGGGCTAGCAGGTATGGCCGCTACGTTTGCCCACCAACAGCGGTTAATTGCTGACCGTGAGCGTGATCGCTGCTTCCAGGCATTCCTTAATAATCATTGGTCTGGATTGTTAATTTTTGCAGGTATTGCACTAAGTTGGTGGCCAATAACTGGCTAA
- the phoB gene encoding phosphate regulon transcriptional regulator PhoB, with product MTAKTVLIVDDEAPIREMIAVALEMADYRVLEADNAQDAHAMMVDHQPDLLLLDWMMPGTSGIELARRLKREEATAEVPIIMLTAKGEEDNKIQGLEAGADDYITKPFSPRELVARLKAVLRRTTPRGVEDPIEINGLLLDPVSHRVSAYGKALEMGPTEYRLLQFFMTHQERAYTRSQLLDQVWGGNVYVEERTVDVHIRRLRKALGEAHQSLIQTVRGTGYRFSARV from the coding sequence ATGACCGCCAAGACCGTTTTGATTGTCGATGATGAGGCGCCTATCCGCGAGATGATCGCTGTGGCGCTGGAAATGGCTGACTATCGCGTGCTTGAAGCGGATAACGCCCAGGATGCCCACGCAATGATGGTTGACCACCAGCCAGATCTACTTTTGCTGGACTGGATGATGCCGGGCACCAGCGGTATTGAGCTTGCAAGGCGTTTAAAGCGTGAAGAAGCCACTGCCGAAGTGCCTATCATTATGCTGACTGCTAAAGGCGAAGAAGATAACAAGATTCAAGGTCTAGAGGCCGGGGCAGACGATTATATCACCAAGCCTTTCTCTCCCCGCGAACTGGTGGCGCGCTTGAAAGCGGTATTGCGACGTACCACCCCCCGTGGTGTCGAAGATCCTATCGAAATTAACGGCTTGCTATTAGACCCGGTGAGCCACCGTGTGAGTGCTTACGGTAAGGCCTTGGAAATGGGGCCTACGGAATACCGATTGCTGCAGTTTTTCATGACCCACCAAGAGCGTGCTTATACCCGTAGCCAACTGCTCGACCAGGTGTGGGGCGGTAACGTATATGTTGAAGAACGGACGGTAGATGTTCACATCCGACGTCTACGTAAGGCCTTAGGGGAAGCTCACCAGAGTCTCATTCAAACGGTGAGAGGCACTGGGTACCGTTTTTCCGCGCGGGTGTAA
- the phoR gene encoding phosphate regulon sensor histidine kinase PhoR — MRLWSRELWRIAWLAALGACLGWLLGLPGLGFAAGLAVCLVYQLRQLRALFKWLTLHPHDEPPAASGMWGELFDRLYRYQKSQRITQNRLRATLARIQESSEAMRDSVVMLDRHGDLEWWNSAATEMLGLQTAHDRGQHITNLLRDPRFISYFNARKYGEPLTLTSPIDERRILQYQITLYGDDERLVMARDITRLHRLEQMRRDFVANVSHELRTPLTVLTGYLETYGDLKEQLPPRLGRGIAQMEEQTKRMQNLVNDLLLLSRLEIDQGGEDHHALALGPMLESIRRDALALSNRQHNVQVVLENDARLVGSEQELHSAISNLVFNAVRYTPEGSQITLRWKTLPNGGACIEVDDDGEGIDPVHIPRLTERFYRVDKGRSTATGGTGLGLAIVKHVLLRHDALLQIESLPGEGALFRCVFPSSRVVESEPHLA; from the coding sequence GTGCGCCTGTGGAGCCGAGAGTTATGGCGGATTGCGTGGTTGGCTGCCCTAGGCGCGTGCCTGGGGTGGCTGCTGGGGCTGCCTGGTCTAGGATTTGCTGCGGGCTTAGCCGTTTGCTTGGTTTATCAACTGCGTCAACTGCGTGCGCTCTTTAAGTGGTTAACGCTTCATCCCCATGATGAGCCACCTGCTGCGAGCGGTATGTGGGGCGAGCTGTTCGATCGCTTGTATCGCTACCAAAAGAGCCAGCGAATTACTCAGAACCGTTTACGTGCCACCCTTGCACGTATTCAGGAATCATCCGAAGCAATGCGTGATAGTGTCGTCATGCTTGATCGGCACGGAGACCTTGAGTGGTGGAACAGCGCCGCGACAGAAATGCTGGGCCTGCAAACAGCCCATGACCGTGGCCAGCACATTACCAACCTACTTCGTGACCCGCGATTTATCAGCTACTTTAATGCGCGTAAATACGGTGAGCCGCTGACCTTAACGTCGCCCATCGATGAACGGCGTATCCTTCAATATCAAATTACCCTCTATGGTGATGATGAACGCTTGGTCATGGCGCGGGATATTACCCGCTTGCATCGTTTAGAGCAGATGCGTCGTGATTTTGTCGCCAACGTTTCCCATGAACTGCGCACTCCACTAACGGTACTAACGGGGTATTTGGAAACCTACGGCGACTTGAAAGAGCAACTTCCACCACGTTTGGGCCGAGGTATTGCTCAAATGGAAGAGCAGACGAAGCGGATGCAAAACTTAGTCAACGATTTGCTATTGCTCTCTCGGTTAGAAATTGACCAAGGTGGAGAAGATCATCACGCGCTGGCGCTGGGGCCAATGCTCGAGAGTATCCGCCGCGATGCGCTAGCGCTGTCTAATCGACAGCACAATGTTCAAGTCGTGCTTGAGAACGATGCGCGATTAGTTGGTAGTGAGCAGGAGCTGCATAGCGCTATTTCTAACCTTGTCTTTAATGCCGTGCGATATACCCCGGAGGGTAGTCAGATAACGCTTCGCTGGAAAACCCTACCGAATGGCGGTGCTTGCATTGAAGTCGATGATGACGGCGAGGGGATAGATCCTGTTCATATCCCACGCTTAACCGAACGCTTTTATCGTGTTGATAAAGGACGTAGCACGGCAACTGGTGGTACGGGCCTTGGCCTAGCGATTGTGAAACACGTGTTGCTGAGACATGATGCGCTGCTACAAATTGAATCTCTCCCTGGCGAAGGGGCCCTCTTTCGCTGTGTTTTTCCGTCATCCCGCGTTGTCGAAAGCGAACCCCACCTCGCTTAA
- a CDS encoding copper chaperone PCu(A)C, producing MLTRALWLTALLTGSISFASAHDVQTDQLRVAHPFATPTPPSVTNGAAYLDITAHTESVTLVSAQTPVSESVELHDMQMEGDMMKMRHVSAIEIAKDETLTMRPGGGYHLMLMGLHQPLVEGDRFPITLEFAQQDDIEIEVWVQSAQEGSTAADRHHQH from the coding sequence ATGCTAACCCGTGCGCTCTGGTTGACGGCTCTCCTCACTGGCTCAATCTCTTTTGCGTCGGCTCACGACGTTCAAACTGACCAGTTAAGAGTCGCTCATCCTTTTGCTACGCCAACGCCTCCCAGCGTGACAAATGGCGCTGCTTACCTGGATATTACGGCGCATACAGAGTCCGTCACACTGGTTAGTGCGCAGACACCTGTGAGTGAAAGTGTTGAACTACATGATATGCAGATGGAAGGCGATATGATGAAAATGCGCCACGTCAGTGCCATCGAAATCGCTAAGGATGAAACGCTGACAATGCGCCCGGGTGGAGGCTATCACTTAATGCTAATGGGCCTACACCAACCACTGGTAGAGGGTGACCGCTTTCCAATTACGCTCGAATTTGCCCAGCAAGACGATATTGAAATAGAGGTTTGGGTACAAAGTGCCCAAGAAGGCAGTACAGCGGCTGATCGCCATCACCAGCATTAA
- the cysZ gene encoding sulfate transporter CysZ encodes MLNAMTALSRGTRLVYQKGLRRYIFLPILVNIIVYASMLSVVVNRFSGWLDSAMAMVPSWLEWLSWLIWPLFFISLLLVIFFTFTLVTHLIAAPFYGFLAAKVERQATGREPLDDRGLAKTAVDALGRELVKLGYILPRMVILFIISWIPGLNLIAPILWILFSAWIMAITYLDYPMDNNKITFRDMRTRLSQRWWPSLTYGGLIMLVTWIPLANLFLIPGAVAGAVLMWDDHYRGTRDISPHR; translated from the coding sequence GGCACTCGCTTGGTGTACCAGAAAGGTCTGCGGCGCTATATTTTCCTACCCATTCTGGTCAATATCATCGTTTATGCCAGCATGCTTAGCGTCGTGGTCAATCGCTTTTCTGGCTGGCTGGACAGTGCCATGGCGATGGTGCCAAGCTGGCTAGAGTGGCTCTCATGGCTAATCTGGCCACTGTTCTTTATCAGCCTGCTGCTGGTGATCTTTTTTACCTTCACCCTGGTCACCCATTTAATCGCCGCGCCTTTCTATGGTTTTTTAGCGGCAAAGGTAGAGCGTCAAGCGACAGGGCGTGAACCCCTCGATGACCGCGGGCTAGCCAAAACTGCCGTCGATGCCTTAGGCCGCGAGCTAGTTAAACTCGGCTATATTCTGCCACGCATGGTGATACTGTTTATCATTAGCTGGATACCCGGCCTAAACCTGATAGCTCCTATCTTGTGGATTCTCTTTTCCGCCTGGATCATGGCAATAACTTATTTAGATTATCCCATGGATAACAATAAGATAACGTTTCGCGATATGCGGACACGACTATCGCAACGGTGGTGGCCAAGTCTCACCTACGGCGGGTTGATTATGCTAGTGACCTGGATCCCTCTCGCCAACTTGTTCTTGATTCCCGGCGCAGTGGCAGGCGCTGTATTGATGTGGGACGACCATTACCGCGGAACACGCGACATTTCGCCTCATCGCTAA